A portion of the Juglans microcarpa x Juglans regia isolate MS1-56 chromosome 1D, Jm3101_v1.0, whole genome shotgun sequence genome contains these proteins:
- the LOC121256444 gene encoding pentatricopeptide repeat-containing protein At3g61520, mitochondrial-like, translating to MSVPLSSNKQATAFLLRLCLLKRQTPAIPYHPLHRHLSTEPIPPPQPPPQDEDSLINEAVQLFQALEDGHSNSTQLHQLLFSSSSPSSPGFFRQITRRLASSSQALEFFDYIRSNSPSQELTSLSFTFQAIFELTSREPDPQNKLLELYRTSKERNIPLTVNGATLLVRYLGRAERVDEALAVVDELDPSLKNTHFYNMVVDVLFRSGRIVEALNMLDEMLQPDADCPPNDITGGVVFAALSGRELFGRSISDEQIVGLVSKLCEHGVVPDTFKLTQLINKLCRNKKIGCAWDVLHHVMNADGTLEAASCNALLTGLGRDGDFERMNTLMTKMKVMDIQPDVVTFGILINHMCKARRVDEALEVFEKMKGVSDGLSVEPDVITYNTLIDGLCKVGRQEEGLTLMDLMRSENKCMPNTVTYNCLINGFCKAGEIERAQELFDQMNKERVFPNVITLNTLVDGMCRHGRINSAVQFFDEMRSEGLKGNAVTFTTLINAFCNVNNIDKAMELFNQMSKDGCSPDAIVYYTLISGLSQAGRMDDASSVVSMLKEAGFCLDIVCYNVLIGGFCRKNKLDKAYDMLKEMEQAGVQADSVTYNTLISYLSKTGNFATAHRVLRKMIKQGLVPTVVTYGALIHAYCLYGKIEEAMKIFRDMSSSSKVPPNNVIYNILIDSLCKTNDVELALSLMDEMKVKGVRPNVTTYNAMFKGLRDKNFLEKAFDLMDRMVEQACNPDYITMEVLTEWLPAVGETGKLKKFVQGYEVSVSTA from the coding sequence ATGAGCGTACCACTTTCTTCAAACAAACAAGCTACAGCCTTCCTCCTCCGCCTCTGTCTGCTCAAACGCCAAACACCCGCAATCCCTTACCATCCCCTCCACCGCCACCTCTCCACCGAACCCATTCCACCACCACAACCACCACCACAAGACGAGGACTCATTGATAAACGAAGCAGTCCAACTCTTCCAAGCCTTAGAAGATGGGCACTCCAACTCTACCCAACTTCACCAGCtcctcttttcctcttcttctccctccTCTCCTGGTTTTTTTCGCCAAATCACTCGTCGATTGGCCTCTTCTTCCCAAGCCCTCGAGTTCTTCGACTACATCCGATCAAATTCGCCTTCACAAGAGTTAACATCATTGTCCTTCACGTTCCAGGCCATCTTCGAGCTCACTAGCCGCGAACCTGATCCGCAGAACAAGCTGTTAGAGCTTTATAGAACGTCCAAAGAGCGGAATATCCCGCTTACAGTTAATGGCGCAACACTTCTTGTTCGTTACTTGGGAAGGGCCGAAAGGGTGGACGAGGCGCTGGCTGTAGTTGACGAGCTAGACCCGTCTCTAAAAAACACGCACTTTTACAATATGGTGGTTGATGTGCTTTTCAGATCAGGGCGCATCGTCGAGGCGCTTAACATGCTTGATGAAATGCTTCAACCAGATGCGGACTGTCCGCCCAATGATATTACAGGTGGTGTTGTTTTTGCTGCATTGTCGGGAAGGGAGTTGTTTGGAAGAAGTATTAGTGACGAGCAGATTGTTGGGTTGGTGTCAAAATTATGTGAACACGGTGTGGTTCCAGATACCTTTAAACTTACGCAATTGATTAACAAGTTGTGCAGGAATAAAAAGATAGGTTGTGCTTGGGATGTTTTACATCATGTGATGAATGCTGATGGTACTCTGGAAGCCGCTTCTTGCAATGCACTTTTGACGGGGTTGGGAAGGGATGGGGATTTTGAAAGGATGAATACGCTCATGACCAAGATGAAAGTGATGGATATTCAGCCAGATGTGGTAACTTTTGGGATCCTTATTAATCATATGTGCAAGGCTCGGAGGGTCGATGAGGCACTGGAggtttttgagaaaatgaaaggagtGAGTGATGGGTTGTCTGTTGAACCTGATGTAATCACATATAATACTTTGATTGATGGACTTTGTAAAGTTGGGAGGCAAGAGGAAGGGTTGACTTTGATGGATCTGATGAGATCTGAAAATAAATGTATGCCAAATACTGTTACCTATAATTGCTTGATTAATGGTTTCTGCAAAGCTGGCGAAATTGAGAGGGCACAAGAGCTCTTTGATCAGATGAACAAGGAAAGAGTATTTCCTAATGTAATCACGCTTAATACTTTGGTTGATGGTATGTGCAGACATGGCAGGATCAATAGTGCAGTTCAGTTCTTCGATGAAATGCGAAGTGAAGGTCTGAAAGGCAATGCTGTGACGTTTACAACCTTGATTAATGCTTTTTGTAACGTTAACAATATTGATAAAGCAATGGAACTTTTCAATCAAATGTCGAAGGATGGATGCTCCCCAGATGCAATtgtttattatacattaatatctGGTTTGAGCCAAGCTGGAAGGATGGATGATGCCAGCTCCGTCGTATCGATGTTGAAAGAAGCTGGATTCTGCCTTGATATTGTGTGCTACAATGTTCTCATTGGTGGGTTCTGTAGGAAGAACAAATTGGATAAAGCTTATGATATGCTCAAAGAAATGGAGCAAGCTGGAGTTCAGGCTGATAGTGTCACATATAACACCTTGATTTCCTATTTGAGCAAAACTGGAAACTTCGCAACCGCCCATAGAGTTCTGAGAAAGATGATTAAGCAGGGTCTTGTGCCCACAGTTGTCACTTATGGAGCTCTGATACACGCATACTGCTTATATGGAAAAATTGAAGAAGCAATGAAGATTTTCAGAGATATGAGCTCTTCGTCAAAGGTTCCTCCCAACAATGTAATATACAATATTCTAATAGATTCTCTTTGCAAAACGAATGATGTAGAGCTTGCTCTTTCTCTGatggatgaaatgaaagttaaggGGGTAAGGCCTAATGTTACCACATACAATGCTATGTTCAAAGGTCTGCGAGATAAAAATTTCTTGGAGAAAGCATTTGACCTCATGGACAGAATGGTTGAACAGGCATGTAATCCTGATTACATAACCATGGAGGTACTTACCGAATGGCTTCCTGCAGTAGGTGAAAcgggaaagttgaaaaaatttgttCAAGGATACGAAGTTTCTGTTTCTACTGCATAG